The proteins below come from a single Pieris brassicae chromosome 1, ilPieBrab1.1, whole genome shotgun sequence genomic window:
- the LOC123714797 gene encoding E3 ubiquitin-protein ligase TRAIP, with protein MHLLCTICSDLLNQTENIFVIKCGHLFHYHCIKQWISRSKSCPQCRINVTERCIFRLYPTISNDVTVEDVTTLQSRLDDLQLQLRQEKTKCKEKDNQIKEFILNMKKIEDSLQSSEKKLVEKTSAVIALKDQLKYVQIQNKEVHKLKSENEALNKYVKTSTELNKVLNACYDEVEKMIQDYDDIRTLATFATALKRALCDSEKKKNHYRDQGHLLKQKLASEKARVETLQSNLDHMMSLNVTLTSHDVPKLSKFESGAEPEIADSFKREVVAPVPLVNSIEKSDSPYLSLKQSSLPLTALQRRPNQQLLDKNLKPSEFALFNSIKTTCQNFKEQEKESIFHKKEKPDVNLLKENVTDMNTSYDGLGGHSKLDIFPKPSTSNMTRIPKLSAKHKLKRPNSQDISELPINKYFKKI; from the exons ATGCACTTACTATGTACAATCTGCAGTGATTTATTAAACCAAACTGAAAATATCTTTGTAATCAAATGTGGTCATTTGTTTCACTATCACTGTATAAAACAATGGATAAGCAG atCGAAATCATGTCCTCAATGTCGTATCAATGTAACAGAAAGGTGCATATTCAGGCTTTATCCAACCATTTCAAATGATGTAACTGTTGAAGATGTCACAACATTGCAGTCCAGGCTGGATGATTTACAACTGCAATTACgacaagaaaaaacaaaatgcaaAGAAAAAGATAATCAgattaaagaatttattcttaatatgaAAAAGATAGA aGATTCGCTGCAAAGTTCAGAAAAAAAGTTAGTTGAAAAAACATCAGCTGTTATAGCCCTGAAagatcaattaaaatatgtgcaaatacaaaataaagagGTTCACAAACTAAAGTCTGAAAATGAAgcactaaataaatatgtcaaGACTTCAACTGA acTAAACAAAGTATTGAATGCGTGTTACGATGAGGTGGAAAAAATGATACAAGATTACGACGATATACGGACTTTAGCCACATTTGCAACGGCATTAAAACG TGCATTATGTGATTCAGAGAAGAAGAAAAACCATTACCGCGATCAAGGACACCTGTTGAAGCAAAAGTTGGCAAGTGAGAAGGCTAGAGTGGAAACTCTTCAAAGTAATTTAGA CCATATGATGTCACTCAATGTTACGCTGACGTCACACGATGTACCAAAATTGTCGAAGTTCGAAAGTGGGGCAGAACCCGAGATTGCTGATAGCTTCAAACGTGAA GTTGTGGCTCCAGTACCTTTGGTGAATTCAATAGAAAAATCGGACTCACCATACTTATCGTTGAAGCAAAGTAGCCTTCCCTTAACCGCACTACAACGGCGACCGAATCAACAATTACtagataaaaatcttaag ccgTCGGAATTTGCACTATTCAACTCTATAAAAACGACGTGCCAAAACTTCAAAGAACAAGAGAAAGAAAGCATTTTCCACAAAAAGGAAAAGCCggatgtaaatttattaaaagaaaatgtaacaGATATGAACACTTCGTATGATGGACTTGGGGGTCATTCTAAACTGGACATTTTTCCAAAGCCAAGCACAAGTAATATGACACGTATTCCCAAGCTATCTGCGAAACATAAGCTAAAACGACCGAATAGTCAAGATATTAGCGAGTTACCAATCAATAAATACTtcaaaaagatataa
- the LOC123713860 gene encoding uncharacterized protein LOC123713860 has translation MALEFQAETLAEKYRSFNKAVDDATSDAKYDIKCINYDETDMDNLIRIEVASRRKKYDFILDVFKCKDTLYALRAIKLSKWLIINDEYKHIINPDYIHKNLLPHMTLKAFNNLMLKIRLTLRDANRVDEFFYYLKDKDLKSALKWLPYCSVELSEEIIHKFHDKITLSTLEKFRNQSNCVYIYCKRNKNDYNNILKALNILKVNNVERYLEFLFDLIDASYYVDKLSAKSTKRLIKRCPHKTLSDFICFLKIIHIPTLVKSFSSEEIQEVLIKHSQSKRHESLYKYDKLKYFVACLPLEDKLDLIRNVFIGKIKPVYSNESDLRNSTMIRCLTNMNNAYLWCEFLSFDDAFQELKQFIDVESNPAKKTYMLCTLLSSTHRNYDHIKVVLQYYVNSHLHEGFKFKTQFLQHVLHEINTLKLGADPWNLLNILFYSVGVYSKIENSFPKYKPNPFIIIGRHRRSYEKRKLQSDDIFVNCIILYNIIHNIDIPEILLTKFKHATFKEFNNRITDEDKVKLFKFLFEILNSKLEKQDMKDINNFEGIMLTIKNILQLFKDWNKKIYDYPKILTKIQEVRTFFLHEKYDCSELDNLIKSMKFKLETEKSATLPEDLCMNVLKMNHQDLFQLITKRDSSWKYNRKPIRRFFSKLRCYWHGSMAAEFKRIRLNTDKPNWDLPWGLFTEKELQELLQQYFSIQDINTASKEKIEIAKHLHLFRPCVSLETAFNLFKENEIQNFALSIHSLMYNMDPFKVCDIFIKLQYLCSSCKKTSLQKHCLKVALKRLNYEEKTNALTQMWKMTDNKLSRFLVFQETFALLCEATDSPIIFHNWSVLSDFIDNLTEYEDSRFIKLLSNPKDIPNVILPEYCETVQRFFKTLTDITHFQEFTKKLMLDPEEKVKELHKILTKKHYSFYWLEDYILDTSSEKVQMERYEKLLVPLICDEKIMSSEKQPFIEILRSLYRHLEYKILHGKVVVPLAMFTDIQRRLEERLPFYENYVFLTSGRLFLGYLGLLDKNSKQLIDDPDEITHQTQIDFGVFCADFLDDEIEKHFPTIYMSFSDALTFMFHATDNQKEMHFIDAMLSRNPRAECFLTIIHDLPRKTYRTPEDILFCGILEKIRTHPSEEIRMLYSNYFIKTDSL, from the coding sequence ATGGCACTTGAATTCCAAGCAGAGACACTAGCTGAAAAATATAGAAGTTTCAATAAGGCTGTTGATGATGCTACTTCTGATGCAAAGTATGACatcaaatgtataaattatgatgaaacagatatggataatttaattagaatagAAGTAGCTAGtcgaagaaaaaaatatgattttatctTGGATGTGTTTAAATGTAAGGACACACTCTATGCCTTACGGGCAATCAAGTTGTCCAAATGGCTGATAATTAATGATGAATATAAACATATCATTAATCCagattatattcataaaaatcttCTTCCACATATGACATTGAAagcatttaataatcttatgCTTAAAATACGCCTTACATTGCGTGATGCTAATCGAGTagatgaatttttttattaccttaaAGACAAAGATTTAAAAAGTGCTCTTAAATGGCTTCCTTACTGTTCAGTTGAATTATCTGAAGAAATTATACACAAGTTTCATGATAAGATAACACTTTCCACTTTAGAGAAATTCAGAAATCAGTCCAACtgtgtgtatatttattgtaaaaggaataaaaatgattataacaatatattgaaagcacttaatattttaaaagtaaataatgttgAAAGGTATTTAGAATttctatttgatttaattgatGCATCATATTATGTTGACAAACTATCTGCTAAATCAACTAAGAGACTTATAAAAAGATGTCCACATAAGACACTGAGtgattttatatgttttttaaaaattattcacatACCAACTCTGGTAAAATCCTTTAGCAGTGAAGAAATCCAAGAAGTCCTTATAAAACATAGCCAAAGTAAAAGACATGAATCATTATACAAATATGATAAGCTTAAATACTTTGTTGCATGTTTGCCACTTGAAGATAAGCTTGATTTAATAAGAAATGTGTTCATTGGCAAAATTAAACCAGTATATTCAAATGAAAGTGATTTACGAAATTCTACAATGATCCGTTGTTTAACCAACATGAACAATGCCTATCTCTGGTGTGAATTTCTGTCATTTGATGATGCATTCCAAGAGTTAAAGCAATTTATAGATGTGGAGTCTAATCCGGCGAAAAAAACTTATATGCTTTGTACATTATTAAGCAGTACTCATAGAAATTATGACCACATTAAAGTTGTTCTACAGTATTATGTTAACAGCCACCTTCATGAAGGGTTCAAATTCAAAACACAATTTCTGCAACATGTCTTACATGAAATTAATACTCTTAAATTGGGAGCAGATCCATGGAACTTActgaacattttattttacagtgtAGGAGTTTACAGTAAAATTGAAAACTCTTTTCCAAAATATAAACCAAATCCTTTTATAATCATTGGCAGGCATCGTCGAAGTtatgaaaaaagaaaactacAAAGTGatgatatatttgttaattgtataatattatacaatatcatTCATAATATTGATATCCCTgagatattattaacaaaatttaagcATGCAACCTTCAAGGAATTTAATAACAGGATCACCGATGaagataaagttaaattatttaaatttctttttgaaATCCTTAATAGCAAACTTGAAAAGCAAGACATGAaagacattaataattttgaggGTATAATgcttactattaaaaatatattgcaacTATTTAAAGATtggaacaaaaaaatttatgaCTACccaaaaattttaacaaaaattcaaGAAGTCAGAACCTTCtttttacatgaaaaatatGATTGCAGTGAATTAGATAATTTGATTAAGTCtatgaaattcaaattagaaACAGAAAAATCAGCTACCTTACCAGAAGATTTGTGTATGaatgttttgaaaatgaaTCATCAAGATTTATTTCAACTTATAACAAAGAGAGATAGTTCATggaaatataatagaaaaccTATACgtcgatttttttccaaacTGCGCTGTTACTGGCATGGTTCAATGGCAGCagaatttaaaagaataagACTTAACACTGATAAACCAAACTGGGATTTACCTTGGGGTCTTTTCACTGAAAAGGAACTACAAGAATTGTTACagcaatatttttctattcaaGACATTAATACAGCttctaaagaaaaaattgaGATTGCAAAACATTTGCACTTATTTCGACCTTGTGTGTCTTTGGAAACAGCATTcaatttgtttaaagaaaacgaaattcaaaatttcgCTTTATCAATTCATTCTTTGATGTACAATATGGATCCTTTTAAAGTCtgtgatatatttataaaattacaatatctaTGCTCttcttgtaaaaaaacatCCTTACAAAAACATTGTCTTAAAGTCGCTTTGAAAAGGTTAAATTATGAAGAAAAAACTAATGCTCTTACACAAATGTGGAAAATGactgataataaattatccCGTTTTCTAGTTTTTCAAGAAACTTTTGCATTGTTATGTGAAGCAACTGATAGTCCAATAATCTTCCATAACTGGAGTGTATTAAgtgattttattgataatttaacgGAATATGAAGATTCaagatttattaaacttttatccAATCCAAAAGATATTCCTAATGTAATATTGCCAGAATATTGCGAAACTGTTCAAAGGTTTTTCAAAACTTTGACAGATATCACACATTTCCAagaatttacaaagaaattaatGTTAGATCCAGAAGAGAAAGTTAAAGAattgcataaaatattaaccaagAAACATTATTCTTTTTATTGGTTGGAAGATTACATTTTAGACACAAGCTCTGAAAAAGTTCAAATGGAAAGATATGAAAAATTGTTAGTTCCATTAATATGCGATGAAAAAATTATGTCGTCCGAAAAGCAACcatttattgaaatacttCGTAGCCTGTATCGTCATttggaatataaaattttgcatGGAAAAGTTGTCGTTCCCTTAGCAATGTTTACGGATATACAGCGAAGATTAGAAGAGAGATTACCGTTTTACGAAAATTACGTTTTCTTAACATCTGGTCGTTTGTTTTTGGGTTACCTGGGCCTTTTAGACAAAAATTCTAAGCAATTGATAGACGATCCAGACGAAATAACACATCAAACTCAGATAGATTTTGGGGTATTTTGCGCGGATTTTTTAGATGACGAGATCGAAAAGCATTTTCCGACAATTTACATGTCTTTTTCTGATGCTTTGACTTTCATGTTTCACGCGACCGATAACCAAAAAGAAATGCATTTTATTGATGCTATGTTAAGTCGGAACCCACGTGCTGAATGCTTTTTGACAATCATTCACGATTTACCAAGGAAAACCTATAGAACACCAGAAGACATTTTGTTTTGTGGAATTTTGGAGAAAATAAGAACTCATCCATCGGAGGAAATAAGAATGctgtattcaaattattttattaaaaccgaTAGTTTGTGA